Genomic segment of Avibacterium volantium:
AGTGCGGTCATAATGTTGTGCATATTTTGTTTCTTGCCCTAATTTTAAGGCGTGTAAACTTTGGTGGTTATAATTCATATTTTTCCTTATTGCCAGTGCCAAGAAAGGTTGGATACCAATCGGCACTGATCACATTTAAAATCAAACAGATCAAAGAGTGGGGCTTTTAATGCCCAATTTTTATGGCAGCTTGGACAGTGGCGTTGTTGTTCTGCAGCCAAACTTTCGCCACCAATGCGGTATAAATAATAGTAAGTTGGAATACCAGTGTGTTGCTCAATTTCTTGGCATAAGGCATAACCGTGTTTGGATAAATTGCTGTGCAGATCAGAAATTTCAGCAAGGGCTTGGCTTTCTAGAGCCGTGCCGTTCATTTGTAACTGATCGCAAGCCTGCCAATTCTCTTGCCATTTGATGAGATCTAAACTCAAGTGCGGTGCATTTTTGAAAAATTTATACAGTGGAATAGGCAAGTTATCATCGCCGCTGTGCAATGGTGAGCAAGATTGCAAATAGGTGGTGTTAAGCACTTGCCAGCTTGGTCGCTCGCCTTGATAGGTGAGATCAGAATTTAGGTCATCAGCAATCACTTGAAAACTATCAAAATTTATCCCCGCATTTTGTGCCATATCTAAGGCATTTTGCACCGCTGAATTATTAAATTCGGGCAGCAGGCTTTGTTGTTCGGGGCAAACCACACGCACAGCAATGCCTTGCTGAGTTTCTAATTCAGCGTGAAAAAGGGGAATTTCTCGCCCAAGAATTTGCCCGTTGTAACGCCATTGTTCAATCACTTGATTAATCAATGGGTAAGCCGTATTGTTGGGTTCGGTAAGGGTAAAAAAAGCTTCAATTAAATACATTCTCTGCCTTAATTTATAGGAAAGCGATTGCGTTTTTTCATACTTGGCTTTGTGGTATCATAACGCCTTTGTTTCTGCACTAAAGGTGAACGCCACATTTTAGGCAGAATAAGATGAGAAAGCAAATTAAGGAATCCACAATGCGTGAACAAACAAAATATCAGTTACAACAATTACAAAAAGCAATGGAGGAATTAGCCCTTTGGCAAGCCGTTGCACCGGAAGCGGCAGCATTTGACAGCGTCGAGCCGTTTTGTATCGACACAATGAATGCGCACGAATGGTTGCAATGGGTGTTTATTCCGAGAATGTATGCCATTATTGAAAGCAACGAACCATTACCGCACAAAATGGCGATTGTGCCTTATATTGAAGAAGCCTTAAAAGAAAAGGATATTGTGGAAGTGCAACGCTTAATTGAGCCGTTGAAAGCTATCGAAGAAATTTGCAACGCTCAAAATGACCGCGCTTAATCTTCTTTATCAAGATGAATATTTGGTGGCGGTGAATAAGCCAGCGGGAATGTTGGTGCATCGTAGCTGGCTTGATCGCCACGAAACCCAATTTGTGATGCAAACCTTACGCGATCAAATCGGGCAGCACGTTTTTCCTATTCATCGTTTAGATCGCCCTACCTCTGGCGTGCTGCTGTTTGCTTTAAATGGGGAAATTGCCAAATTGTTGTGCGAGCAATTTGAACAAAAGCAGGTGGAAAAAAGCTATTTGGCGGTGGTGCGAGGTTATGTAACGGGGCAGGGCAGGATTGATTATCCGCTGAAAGTTCAATTAGATAAAATCGCCGATAAATTTGCTCAGCAAGATAAAGCACCGCAAGAGGCGATCACGGATTATGAAGGCTTAAAAACAGTGGAAATGCCTTATGGGGTAGGGCGTTATCAAACCAGCCGTTATTCTTTGGTGAGGCTCATTCCACAAACGGGCAGAAAGCATCAGTTACGTCGTCACTTAAAGCATATTTTTCACCCGATTTTAGGGGATACGCAATATGGCGATTTGCATCAAAACCGCGCTTTAAGCGAACATACTGGCGTGCAACGGTTAATGTTACACGCAGAAACGCTCGCGTTTAACCACCCTATAACAAAAAATCGGTTAAAAATCACCGCACCTTTAGATGAACAATGGCAACACTTGTTCGATGCTTTTTCTTGGAATGAGATAGCCTAAACGTTCAAAAATAAAAGATGAAACATCAAATGCGCAAAAATAATAGAAATTTCCTAGGAATTTCAAAGTGCGGTGCTTTTTTTCGTTTGTTTTTTGGTTAAAGCTCTTGTATAATCGCCCGACCCTGTGAATGTGTCGGCTTTCCCACCGCACATTATTTTATCGAGATCACACTCGAAGGGGTGAAGATTGAGATTCATGGTTGTGTTCAAATTTGAACACTGGGTATTAATATTATTTTATTGGTAATTAATTAATGAAAACTTTTGTAGCAAAACCAGAAACGGTTAAACGCGACTGGTATGTAGTAGATGCGACAGGTAAAACTTTAGGTCGTTTAGCGACTGAATTAGCACGTCGCCTTCGTGGTAAACATAAAGCTGAATATACTCCACACGTTGATACAGGTGATTACATCATCGTTATCAATGCGGACAAAGTTGCCGTAACAGGTAAAAAAGAAAGCGATAAAATTTACTACTGGCACACTGGCTATGTAGGTGGTATCAAACAAGCGACATTTAAAGAAATGATTGCTCGCCGTCCAGAAGCTGTGATTGAAATTGCGGTTAAAGGTATGTTGCCAAAAGGCCCATTAGGTCGCGCAATGTATCGTAAATTGAAAGTGTACGCTGGTCCTAACCACGAACACGCAGCACAACAACCACAAGTTTTAGATATTTAATCACGAGGTGAGAAAAATGGCAGAGAATCAAAACTACGGCACAGGTCGCCGCAAAAGCTCTTCAGCTCGTGTATTTATCAAACCGGGCAGTGGTAAAATCACTATTAACCAACGCGAATTAGACGTTTATTTCGGTCGCGAAACTTCTCGTATGATCGTACGTCAACCATTAGAGTTGGTTGAATTAACTGATAAATTAGACCTATACATCACAGTTAAAGGTGGTGGTATTTCAGGTCAAGCGGGTGCAATCCGTCACGGTATCACTCGTGCACTAATTGAATATGATGAAACATTACGTCCAGCATTACGCGCAGCAGGCTTTGTTACTCGTGATGCTCGTCGCGTTGAACGTAAAAAAGTGGGTTTACACAAAGCACGTCGTCGCCCACAATACTCAAAACGTTAATCATTTCTTATTCAAATACAGTTCAAATGGCAAGTTTTTACTTGCCATTTTTCTTTTCTAAATTTCTTAAATTAATCATTTTAAAGAAAAAATTCAATTTATAATCAATAAGATAGCTTGGTATGTGATAAATTTACTTAGCTATTTCCCTATAATTTATGGTAAAATATTCGCCTTTAATTTTAAATGATCGATAAGTAAAAGGTTAGCGGAGGAATAAAATGAGTAGTGCAGCAAATAAACGTTCAATAATGACCCTTTTTTCCAATAAAGACGATATTTATTGCCATCAAGTGCGCATTGTTTTAGCGGAAAAAGGAGTTGCTTATGAGATGGAAGAAATTGAGCCAGGTTCTGTCTCAGAAGATTTAATGGAGTTAAACCCTTAGGCACATTGCCAACCTTGGTAGATCGTGATTTAGTGCTATTTAATTCCCGTATTATTATGGAATATCTTGATGAACGCTTTCCACACCCGCCATTAATGCCCGTTTATCCTGTATCGCGCGGTAAAAGCCGTTTATTAATGCTAAGAATTGAGCAGGATTGGTATTCTTTATTAAACCAAATTGAGCAAGGTGATGACGCTGAAAAAGAGCAGGCTGCCAAACAATTAAAAGAAGAATTATTAGCTATCGCGCCAATTTTCAACCAAACTCCTTATTTTATGAGCGAAGAGTTTAGCTTGGTAGATTGCTATATTGCGCCGTTATTATGGCGTATGCAGAAATTGGGAATTCAATTTACAGGCGCAGGAAGTAAAGCGATTAAAAATTATATGGAACGCGTGTACCAAAGAGATTCTTTCAAACAATCCGTAGGCGAAGCTGCACCTAAAAACCTAATGGATGATAAATAAAAGAGAGTAGTTATGGAACGTAAATTCTCACCGAAACGCCCTTATGTTTTAAGAGCTTATTATGATTGGTTGATAGACAATGATTGTACGCCGTACTTGGCCGTTGATGCTACTTATTCTGGCGTGAAAGTACCTGTTGAATATGTGAAAGATGGGCAGATTGTGCTGAATATTTCAATGAATGCAACAGGAAACTTGCAATTAACCAATGATTTCGTTCAATTTAATGCACGTTTTCAAGGTGTACCGCAAGAAATCTTTATCCCTATGGGCGCGTTAATTGCGCTTTATGCAAGAGAAAGCGGTGATGGTATTATGTTTGAACCAGAAGAGTTCGAAGATGATCTTGCTATTCAACAAGATGAAATTAAAGATGAACAACCGTTAAGCTTTGTTGAGGCCGTAGATAAACCTGAAACAACAGAAAAGCCATCGAGTAAGAAATCCTCTCCAAAATTACGTTTTGTTGATTAATTATAAAGACTTAATTTCTTTTAAGCGTCTGCACTAAATAATAGTGTAGGCGCTTTTTTTTATATTCCTTTATTCAAATAAACCCCTTATTTTTATAATGTTATTTAGTTATTTTTGTAACGTTGTAACAAATTAGCAGATAGGCTTTTCCTATATTTTTTAAGACTAAAATCTTAAAGATTTCTTAAATCTCGCTAATATTTATTTTGTATCCATTGCGAAAATCAATCTAAATGATCTCATCATCATAAATCCACTGAAAAGATATTTCATATAAAGAATAACCGAAGAAAAGATTCCAAGATGCAACACTAAAAAACGCCATAAAGATATGCTGTAGGCTATGACAAAAAAGAGCGATACAAAAGTTACTCTTATATTTACATTATTTAACATAATATACATTATGCGAAATTAGTTATCAGGTTAGTAAAAACTACGGGTTAAGAAAATCACAGAGTTATACACAGATCACTTTTACTAGTTAAACAAGGTAAAATTAAGGTTTTTGACCACACTGTAACGCTTAGATTTTATGAGTTACTCACTGTCAATGATGAAATGTAAAGAAAAGTTAAAGAATGACGTAGATTAATATGGTGGTAAAAATAACGCTAGATAAAAATCTAGTCTTGCTTAATTGAATTAAAAATCAATGAAACAAAATCTATAATCTTTACGATGATTTTACTTATCTGCTATTTTTGAGAGCTTAAAAACAATAACTGGAATAAGCTTAGTTAAGCTATTTAATGATTTTCCGCTTTTTAGCCTTACTTTATTAAGGCTAAATGATTGCGCTACGCGAAAAATAAAAAAATCGAGCAGTTAGATTACTCGATTTTTTATTTTACGCAATTTAGCAAAATTTAATTAGATTGTTACAGCATCACAAATCTAACCCAATAATTTCACCCCATATTCATAAACTTGCTGCAATAAGGCTAATTTTTCAGGATTATTTTGATATTCTTCCGCCAAGGCTTGTAATTCTTGTTCAAATTGCACCGCACTTTGTTCCAGCTTTCTACGGCGGTATTTATCCCAGCGTAACTGCTCGGCTCGAGTTAAAGTCTTGTAGAAATGACGCGCACGATAATGAAACAGCAACGCATCAACACGTTTATCTTGGAAGGTTAAATTATGCTCGGCCAATTTTTCAGGGGTTAAATCGCGTAAAATGGCCATATTATTTTTGTCATTTGGACTGAAAAATCCACTATATAATTCAGTTTCTACATTATCGCTTGGCTCAAAGACGCGTTTATCAGTGAAAATTTGTAATACTTTTTCACGAATGTTGAGATTAGCACGCAATTTAGTAAGGTTTGCTAAGCAACGCTGGCGGTCAATGCCTAAGCGTTGTGCATTTTCTGGCAACAGGGTTTTGGCTGGGGCTAAAATTGGACATTTGTTGATATGCACCAATTTTAATGGTACAGGTAAAATACCTTGTTCTTCCAATTCCGTTTTTTTGGTATATAAATTTTGGCGTAATTCTTCCGCACTTTTATTGAGTAGATCATCAATATTGCTATCTAAATCACACATAATGACGGCATTTTTATTGGTTGGGTGCCAGGCTAAAGGGGCAATCCAAGTGGTGTTACCGCGATAATTCCCCAACATTCCTGAAACGTGAACCAATGGCGTCATTTCTGCAGTGTTAATCATTACTTCAAGGGATTTTTTATCGCGATGCTCAAAGAAAAACTGGAATAATCTTGGCTGTTTTTCCTTGATTAATTTCGCCATTTCAATGGTTGCATACACATCAGCCATTGCATCGTGGGCATTGCTATGCTCTATTCCATTGGCTTTGGTTAAATTTTCTAAGCGGAAAGATGGCATTCCGTCATCATCATAAACCCAGTTTATACCATCAGGCCGCAAGGCATAGCAGGCACGCACTAAATCCAGTAAATCCCAGCGAGAATTGCCATTTTTCCAGCTATATTCGTAAGGATCGATAAAATTCCGATAAAAGGTATAACGGGTCATTTCATCATCATAACGGATATTATTAAAGCCCATAACACAAGTGTTTGGTTGAGAGAATTCTTGCAAAATTCGCGCAGCAAATTCAGGTTCAGGCAAGCCTTGCTCATTGCATTGCTGTGGCGTGATGCCGGTTACCATCACCGCGGTTGGCGAGGGCAAATAATCATTGGTTTGCTTGCAATAGAACATCACAGGCTCACCAATAATATTAAAATCCTTATCTGTACGAATTCCGGCGAATTGTGCAGGACGATCGGTGGCAGGATTTACCCCAAAACTTTCGTAATCGTAAACAAAAAAACTGAAATTATCTTGCATTATCTTACCTTGTCAAAAAAGGTTCTAAATAAAATAGGCTGAGAATGGCAGAAATACCAAGTGCCACGCCTACCCCATTGATTTTGCTTATTTTTTCTTTGAATACTATTGCACCAACAAGCGTGCCAAGACAAATCACACCAATATTCATTCCCGCAAAAACAAGGGTTGGATTTTGGCTAAAACTTTGATGAGCGCGAATATAAAATAGAATATTCATAAAATTTAGCCCGCCGAGTACAATGCCAGCTAACAGACTCGCCCCATTCCACTGGGTTCGCTTAATCAATAAATACATAAACATAACGCACATTGCTAAGGCAAAGGCAATAAACAAGGTGGTTGGAAAGGCGCTGCCCATTTTGGCGGTCTGCTTGAATAAAATATCAATCACGCCATAACCAAACCACACGGCAAGCAAGCTCAATCCGCCTTTAACCGAAAGTCCTTGCTCGCGCGGTTTGATTAAACAAAATAATGCTGAAAACGCCAAGATTAAGCTGATAATACGCGATTGACTGAGCTGTTCGCCAAATAATATAAACGCTGCCAAAATAGGCAAAAATAAAGATAAACGCTGCGCCGCATCAGAACGTACAATGCCTGCAAATTCAACGGCTTTTGACATAATGATAAACACGCTAGGCAACAATAAGCCTAAACTCAGGAAAATCGCACTATTTTCATTTTGTACGATAAAATCGGTAAAGCCTTGCCCTTGAAAGTTCGGCTGTAATAAAAAATAGCTGAGTAAAAGTGCGATAAGATAATTGAAAGCGATTGCTTGCTCGATCACAACGTTGAATCGGCGTGCGACTTTTAGCAGCACAGATACCGCAACGCTGCAAGCAATGGCGAGAAATAAATAGTGCATTTTATTTCCTTGCGAGATTTAAAGTGAAAAGATAACGAGTAAAGTGCGGTGAAAAATTTTGTATTTTTGCACCGCACTTTTGTTTATTGCCTATTCTATTCCGTTGCGCCAAAACCGCGTAAGGCAGACACTTGAACCATTTCTTGGTTACCAAAAATCTTACGCACCAGTTTATAGGTTGTCCCTTTCTCTGGGCTGATATTTTCAGGGGCTGCAATGAGTAATTGCATATCCAAGCGAGAACAAAGCTCAAACAAGGTTGAAATGGATTTTGCATCTAAACGTGCCGCTTCATCAAGGAATAATAAGCGACAAGGCACAATGTCTTTCCCACGAATACGGCGGCTTTCTTCTTCCCAGCTTTGCACCACCATTAACAAGATTGACATCCCAGTACCAATGGCTTCACCTGTGGATAATGCGCCACTTTCCGCACGCAACCAGCCGTCTGCACCACGATAGACTTCCACTTCCAAATCAAGGTAATTGCGGTAATCCAACAATTCTTCACCAATGGTTTGTGCCGTACGCTGTCCCATATCAATATGCGGATTTAAGCGCTGATACAATTTCGCAATAGCTTCAGAGAAGGTAATGCGGTTATCAGAGAATAAATCTTGATAATCATCTTGGCGATCGGAAAGGGCGTCCAGCAACATTGCGTGAGTATCACGAATATTCACCACTAAGCGCACCGATTTCACCTGACCAAAGGCAATATTTTGTAGCCCTTGGTTAAGCATACGAATACGATTTTGCTCACGCTGAATAGTCTTACGCATAATGTTCGCCACACTTTCGGAGCTAATCGCCAATTTTTTCTCGCGATTGGTTAGTTCTGCGGTAAGGCGAGATAATTCGATTTCCATTTGTTCAATGGCATCAATTGGATCGTCCGTTTTGATGATGTCTTGACGGATACGCTCACGCAAATGCTGATAAACTGCAATAAAGAACCGCACTTTATTTTCTGGTTTACGATTATCTTCTGATGAACGCAGGGCATCACGCAGGTATTCATTGTCAGCCACGGCAGTACGCAGCGCACCAAGGGCTTTATCCGACATTGAACGCAATTCATCAGCAGAAAGATAAGCGAGTTCGCGGCGATTTAAACGTTTTTCCACATCACTATTGCGTGATAAACGCAACACCACACACCAGCTGGCTTTCATCGCGACCACCAATTCACGCTGGGTTTTGTAATCACGCTCCGCTTTACGAATTCGGCGGTTAAGATTTTCGCTTTCGCTTTCAATTAGGGTTAATTGTTTTTCTAAATAACGGCGGCGATTACGCACGGTGGCAAGTTGCTGTGATAATTCATCACGGCGTGTTTGAGCGCGTTGCTCTGCCCCATCATCTGCGCGCACACCAAGCTGGCTGATTTCTTCAAGTAGCTCGTTTAGCACTTTATTTTTTTCTTCATAAGAACTGCGCAGTTCAATATAAACTTGATTATATTGGGCAAAACGCACTTGTTTTTGGCGTACTTGCTCGCGTTGTTGTTCGCGCTGTTCTTGCACTTGCTCTAAACGGTTACGCAGTTGCTCATTTAATTCGGAGGTTTCCGATTGCACGCTTTCTTTGTAATCAAAATGCGCTTTACGCTGCGCTACGTCCGCCAAGGCAAACACACGCAACTGTAATTGTTTTTGCTGATTAACCGCTTGTTCGTATTCCGCTTTTAAGCGTTCGTAGTTTTCAGGATCGCTTTGTAATGTATTAGCAATTGGCTCAAGCTGTGACAATGTCACGCCATATTGACGAATAAAATGCTCATCTTGCTCAGCTAAATCAAGCTGTTCGCGACATTCTTCAATGCGATCTAATAAACTTTCATCATCAACTACAGCAAGCTGCGGAATCAGTTTATTTAATAACTGTAATTTTTCCTTAGCACTGTCTAATTTAAGACGAATTTGTTGTTCTGTGGTGCTAAACTGCCCTAATTCACGCTCAATTTCCCCTTGTTCACGGCGAATTTCTGCCATCAATTCTTCAGGGTTTGGCTGGAATGCAAGGGCCAAGTGTAAACCAACAAATTGGCTGAAATGTTCGTGTAAACGTTGGCATTTTTGCACATCAAAGGCGCATTCTGCATATTGTTCCGACACCTCATCACGTTCAATTTGCAAGGCTTCTAAATGTTTTTCCCGCGCGGCACGGCCAAATAATGGAGTTTCAGGGAATTTTGAATAACGTAATTCTCGGTTCGACACCTGAACCACAACCCCTAGCTCAAGCTCTTGAGCTGACAATACGCTGTCATCAAAAGAACTTGGATCCCCTTCGATAAGGTATAAATCATCAGGGCAATCTTCAAGCTGAGCTAATTGTGCTTTCACCGCTTCTAAATCGCGCACCACAATTGCGTGGCGAGCTGGGCCATATAGCGCAGAGAAATAAGGCGCATCTTCAATCGGCACGTCATCATAAAGTTCAGAAAGCAACACGCCACCAAAGCGTTCTGCTAACACATTTAGACGCGGATCTTCAGAACCATCTGGCTGACTTAAACGGGAAATTTGTTCATCAAGTTGCTGACGCTTTTGCTCTAACTGATCGCGTTTAATGGTTAATTCACGTTCTTTCACCAATAGTGATTGCATAAAATTCATCACATCTTGGCTGTCGCTAAACTGGCTATGGCTTTGTTCTTGCAAGCGTTCAAGTGCAGACTGAGCAGTGAGCCACGCTGGCGCTTTATTGGCATTTTCATTGTAACGCGCGTTCAACTGTTCACGCTTTTGACGGAAGGTTGAGCGCTGTTCCACCTGCTCTGCCAATTCTTCATTTAGCTCATCAACAAGGCTTTCTTGCTCGGCGTAATATTCTTCGATTTCATCTGCGGTTTCGAGTTCTAATTCTGCACGCTGATTAAATTCTTTCAATAAACGCACCGCACTTTGTTGTTGCTGATAACGCTGTTCCAATTCGTGTAATTTAGCGCGAAGTTGTGGCGTTTGTTGCGCTTGCACTTTTTGGCTTGGATATTCACGCAACAAGGCTTTTGCACTTTCCCACGCGGCCGAGCGAGGCATCTCTCCCGCAATTTGGCAAACGAGCTGATAGGCTTTGTCAAATTGCGATTTTGCCATTTCGGAAATTGACATTTTTTGCTCTAAATCTAGCACCTTATTGGTGAGATCTTCGGCTTGCGCGGCAAATTCAGCGTGATAATCTTCTACATTTTTTGTGGACAGATCAGCCAATCCACAAAGGGTTTTGGCTTTTTCAAGCGCTTGAATAGCTTGTTGATATTGCAACGCACGAGTTTGTTGCGCATCAAGGGCTTGTTGATAATCCGCTAATTGACCACGCAGTTGATCCACTTCTTGCTCATACTGTTCTAACTGCGCTTGGCTTTCTTCGTGCTGTTCAGAGGCTTCTTCTACGGCAAATTTTTGCTCTTCTAACTTTTCCCGTAAACTTTCTACATCATCTTGATAACGTGAAATTTTTTCTTGATGACGCAAGGCATTCAGCACTAAATTCAGATGATCAACGGCGCTTTGATGATCCACTTCAAGGGTTTGTTCACTTTCGTTGAGTTCCGCCAATTCACGGCTAAAATCCACCAAGCGATGTTGCGATAAATCGCGCTCCGATTTAGCTAAATACCATTCTTTACGGTGCGCTAACGCATTTTCCACATTGCCGCGGCGTTCGTTGGCATTACGCATATAATCTGACGCCACATAATTGGTGGTTTCAGTAATTAAATGCTTGAATAAATCACGATCTGATTGCGTTACCTTAATCGCCTCAAGGGTCATACGGTTTTCGCGCAAAGCACTTTCCATATCCTGGAAAGCCTTACGCACCCCTAAATTTTCTGGTAATAAATAATCTCGCAAAGATCGGGTAATAGCACTGGAAATCCCACCGTAAAGTGAGGCTTCGATTAATTTATAAAACTTGCTGCGATCAGAAGACGAACGCAGACGCTTAGGAATAATACCTAAATCAAACATCATTCCGTGATAATCGGTGATTGAGTGATATTGCTTAAATTGCGCGCCAAGTGTTTCGATTTTCTCTTTTAATTCGTTTAAGGTCAGCACACGGGCTTGACGTTCACTTACCACTTCGGTTAGGGCGCTAATTGGCGCTAAAGATAAAGGGAGACCTTGAATAGAAAAGGTTTTAATATCCACTTTTTTATCGCGCCCAGCCACTTGTTGCAGACGTGCGCCCACTAAAACACGTTGATGACGAGAATTCACTGCATCTAACACGGCATAACAAACCCCTGGTTTGAGTTTACCGTGCAAACCTTTATCCCGTGAACCTGTGGTTGCCCCTGCTTCTGTGGTGTTACGGAAATGCAATAGAGTTAAATCAGGAATCAGTGCGGTAACAAAGCCGGCCATTGTGGTGGATTTCCCTGCCCCATTTCCCCCTGATAAGGTGGTAACTAATTCATCTAAATCAAAAGTGCGGGCAAAAAAACCGTTCCAGTTAATCAGTGTAAGGGAGCGGAATTTTCCACGTTCTACATTTT
This window contains:
- the truC gene encoding tRNA pseudouridine(65) synthase TruC; protein product: MTALNLLYQDEYLVAVNKPAGMLVHRSWLDRHETQFVMQTLRDQIGQHVFPIHRLDRPTSGVLLFALNGEIAKLLCEQFEQKQVEKSYLAVVRGYVTGQGRIDYPLKVQLDKIADKFAQQDKAPQEAITDYEGLKTVEMPYGVGRYQTSRYSLVRLIPQTGRKHQLRRHLKHIFHPILGDTQYGDLHQNRALSEHTGVQRLMLHAETLAFNHPITKNRLKITAPLDEQWQHLFDAFSWNEIA
- a CDS encoding YqcC family protein — protein: MREQTKYQLQQLQKAMEELALWQAVAPEAAAFDSVEPFCIDTMNAHEWLQWVFIPRMYAIIESNEPLPHKMAIVPYIEEALKEKDIVEVQRLIEPLKAIEEICNAQNDRA
- the mukB gene encoding chromosome partition protein MukB, which codes for METVSVQSQDTAAPVGQNVERGKFRSLTLINWNGFFARTFDLDELVTTLSGGNGAGKSTTMAGFVTALIPDLTLLHFRNTTEAGATTGSRDKGLHGKLKPGVCYAVLDAVNSRHQRVLVGARLQQVAGRDKKVDIKTFSIQGLPLSLAPISALTEVVSERQARVLTLNELKEKIETLGAQFKQYHSITDYHGMMFDLGIIPKRLRSSSDRSKFYKLIEASLYGGISSAITRSLRDYLLPENLGVRKAFQDMESALRENRMTLEAIKVTQSDRDLFKHLITETTNYVASDYMRNANERRGNVENALAHRKEWYLAKSERDLSQHRLVDFSRELAELNESEQTLEVDHQSAVDHLNLVLNALRHQEKISRYQDDVESLREKLEEQKFAVEEASEQHEESQAQLEQYEQEVDQLRGQLADYQQALDAQQTRALQYQQAIQALEKAKTLCGLADLSTKNVEDYHAEFAAQAEDLTNKVLDLEQKMSISEMAKSQFDKAYQLVCQIAGEMPRSAAWESAKALLREYPSQKVQAQQTPQLRAKLHELEQRYQQQQSAVRLLKEFNQRAELELETADEIEEYYAEQESLVDELNEELAEQVEQRSTFRQKREQLNARYNENANKAPAWLTAQSALERLQEQSHSQFSDSQDVMNFMQSLLVKERELTIKRDQLEQKRQQLDEQISRLSQPDGSEDPRLNVLAERFGGVLLSELYDDVPIEDAPYFSALYGPARHAIVVRDLEAVKAQLAQLEDCPDDLYLIEGDPSSFDDSVLSAQELELGVVVQVSNRELRYSKFPETPLFGRAAREKHLEALQIERDEVSEQYAECAFDVQKCQRLHEHFSQFVGLHLALAFQPNPEELMAEIRREQGEIERELGQFSTTEQQIRLKLDSAKEKLQLLNKLIPQLAVVDDESLLDRIEECREQLDLAEQDEHFIRQYGVTLSQLEPIANTLQSDPENYERLKAEYEQAVNQQKQLQLRVFALADVAQRKAHFDYKESVQSETSELNEQLRNRLEQVQEQREQQREQVRQKQVRFAQYNQVYIELRSSYEEKNKVLNELLEEISQLGVRADDGAEQRAQTRRDELSQQLATVRNRRRYLEKQLTLIESESENLNRRIRKAERDYKTQRELVVAMKASWCVVLRLSRNSDVEKRLNRRELAYLSADELRSMSDKALGALRTAVADNEYLRDALRSSEDNRKPENKVRFFIAVYQHLRERIRQDIIKTDDPIDAIEQMEIELSRLTAELTNREKKLAISSESVANIMRKTIQREQNRIRMLNQGLQNIAFGQVKSVRLVVNIRDTHAMLLDALSDRQDDYQDLFSDNRITFSEAIAKLYQRLNPHIDMGQRTAQTIGEELLDYRNYLDLEVEVYRGADGWLRAESGALSTGEAIGTGMSILLMVVQSWEEESRRIRGKDIVPCRLLFLDEAARLDAKSISTLFELCSRLDMQLLIAAPENISPEKGTTYKLVRKIFGNQEMVQVSALRGFGATE
- the rplM gene encoding 50S ribosomal protein L13 translates to MKTFVAKPETVKRDWYVVDATGKTLGRLATELARRLRGKHKAEYTPHVDTGDYIIVINADKVAVTGKKESDKIYYWHTGYVGGIKQATFKEMIARRPEAVIEIAVKGMLPKGPLGRAMYRKLKVYAGPNHEHAAQQPQVLDI
- a CDS encoding Zn-ribbon-containing protein produces the protein MYLIEAFFTLTEPNNTAYPLINQVIEQWRYNGQILGREIPLFHAELETQQGIAVRVVCPEQQSLLPEFNNSAVQNALDMAQNAGINFDSFQVIADDLNSDLTYQGERPSWQVLNTTYLQSCSPLHSGDDNLPIPLYKFFKNAPHLSLDLIKWQENWQACDQLQMNGTALESQALAEISDLHSNLSKHGYALCQEIEQHTGIPTYYYLYRIGGESLAAEQQRHCPSCHKNWALKAPLFDLFDFKCDQCRLVSNLSWHWQ
- a CDS encoding DMT family transporter, with product MHYLFLAIACSVAVSVLLKVARRFNVVIEQAIAFNYLIALLLSYFLLQPNFQGQGFTDFIVQNENSAIFLSLGLLLPSVFIIMSKAVEFAGIVRSDAAQRLSLFLPILAAFILFGEQLSQSRIISLILAFSALFCLIKPREQGLSVKGGLSLLAVWFGYGVIDILFKQTAKMGSAFPTTLFIAFALAMCVMFMYLLIKRTQWNGASLLAGIVLGGLNFMNILFYIRAHQSFSQNPTLVFAGMNIGVICLGTLVGAIVFKEKISKINGVGVALGISAILSLFYLEPFLTR
- a CDS encoding ClpXP protease specificity-enhancing factor gives rise to the protein MERKFSPKRPYVLRAYYDWLIDNDCTPYLAVDATYSGVKVPVEYVKDGQIVLNISMNATGNLQLTNDFVQFNARFQGVPQEIFIPMGALIALYARESGDGIMFEPEEFEDDLAIQQDEIKDEQPLSFVEAVDKPETTEKPSSKKSSPKLRFVD
- the rpsI gene encoding 30S ribosomal protein S9, whose product is MAENQNYGTGRRKSSSARVFIKPGSGKITINQRELDVYFGRETSRMIVRQPLELVELTDKLDLYITVKGGGISGQAGAIRHGITRALIEYDETLRPALRAAGFVTRDARRVERKKVGLHKARRRPQYSKR
- the sbcB gene encoding exodeoxyribonuclease I, which encodes MQDNFSFFVYDYESFGVNPATDRPAQFAGIRTDKDFNIIGEPVMFYCKQTNDYLPSPTAVMVTGITPQQCNEQGLPEPEFAARILQEFSQPNTCVMGFNNIRYDDEMTRYTFYRNFIDPYEYSWKNGNSRWDLLDLVRACYALRPDGINWVYDDDGMPSFRLENLTKANGIEHSNAHDAMADVYATIEMAKLIKEKQPRLFQFFFEHRDKKSLEVMINTAEMTPLVHVSGMLGNYRGNTTWIAPLAWHPTNKNAVIMCDLDSNIDDLLNKSAEELRQNLYTKKTELEEQGILPVPLKLVHINKCPILAPAKTLLPENAQRLGIDRQRCLANLTKLRANLNIREKVLQIFTDKRVFEPSDNVETELYSGFFSPNDKNNMAILRDLTPEKLAEHNLTFQDKRVDALLFHYRARHFYKTLTRAEQLRWDKYRRRKLEQSAVQFEQELQALAEEYQNNPEKLALLQQVYEYGVKLLG